One part of the Rhizophagus irregularis chromosome 25, complete sequence genome encodes these proteins:
- a CDS encoding uncharacterized protein (SECRETED:cutsite_VSS-WN; SECRETED:prob_0.7845); SECRETED:SignalP(1-20) has product MNIVVFFIFFILFSPKIVSSWNEKEHLQLKDVIQEASAELDFFIENISSFIIYNILSDIRTFTGSRKIQIQFWKYSTIKVEGVNKRSGLTWNVNVYPNYIVVEITYNTDFNAIKYFSKKLKKFGDEL; this is encoded by the exons ATGAATAttgtagttttttttatttttttcattttattttctcCAAAAATTGTTTCGTCTTGGAATGAAAAAGag caCTTGCAGTTAAAAGACGTTATACAAGAAGCTTCCGCAGAACTTGACttctttattgaaaatatttcttccttcattatttacaatatattatccGATATCAGAACTTTTACTGGTTCTAGAAAGATTCAAATACAATTCTGGAAATATAGTACTATTAAAGTTGAGGGAGTAAATAAAA gatcAGGATTAACATGGAATGTTAATGTATATCCTAACTATATTGTTGTTGAAATAACTTATAATACTGATTTTAAcgcaattaaatatttttccaagAAACTTAAGAAATTTGGTGATGAgttatga